TATGAGAACTCCTGGAAGGCCCAGCTTTTCCACTTCCGCAGCTATTGCCGGGATATCCATGAGCCTGCCCTCTTCATACGCGTAGGTGGTGTCGCAGTAGGCACACCGCAGGTTGCAGCCCGTCAGCCTGACAAAGGAGAAGGGAAGGCCCTGGGAGGTGGATTCCCCCTGAATGCTGGTGAAGATTTCGTTAACGACCATTGAGAGTATTTTACCATGCCCCCGCCGGACAGAAGGGGGCTTCTACTCAACGTAATCGAGCCAGCTCTCGTACCGTGCGTTCTTTCCGCCGACGATGTCGAAGAAAGCGGTCTGGAGGGTCTTCGTGATCCTCCCGGGCCTTCCCCTACCGACCCTCCTGTCGTCGATCTCCCGAACGGGAGTGATTTCCGCGGCGGTGCCGGTGAAGAAGACTTCGTCTGCCGTGTAGAGCTCATCCCGGGTAAAGTGCTCCTCCCTGACCTCGATCCCCAGGTCGCCGGCAATGGTGATGACGGAGCTCCTCGTTATTCCCGGGAGGATGGACGCAAGCGGGGTGGTTTTGATCGCACCGTCCTTGACCATGAATATGTTTTCTCCCGACGCTTCCGATACGTACCCCTCCGTGTCGAGAAGGATCGCCTCCTGATATCCCGCCTTTACAACCTCCCACTTGGCAAGGACGGAGTTTACATAGTACCCGTTGATTTTTCCCTTCGTCATGGAGGCGTTTACGTGGTGCCGGGTAAAGGACGACACTTTCGCCCGGATACCCTTTTCCAGACCGTCGTCCCCCAGGTAGGCACCCCAGGGCCACACGGCGATTGCCGTGTGAACGGGGTTCTTTTTCACGAAGAGCCCCATGTCCCCGGCTCCGATAAAGACCACCGGCCGTATATATCCCTGCCGGAGCTTGTTCACCCTCAGGGTCTCCT
This region of Deltaproteobacteria bacterium genomic DNA includes:
- a CDS encoding branched-chain amino acid transaminase, translated to MVQKTKKIWFDGKFVSWEKATVHVLSHTLHYGVGAFEGIRCYRTINGSSAVFRLGEHVDRLFDSVHILSLKIPFRKREIVSAVKETLRVNKLRQGYIRPVVFIGAGDMGLFVKKNPVHTAIAVWPWGAYLGDDGLEKGIRAKVSSFTRHHVNASMTKGKINGYYVNSVLAKWEVVKAGYQEAILLDTEGYVSEASGENIFMVKDGAIKTTPLASILPGITRSSVITIAGDLGIEVREEHFTRDELYTADEVFFTGTAAEITPVREIDDRRVGRGRPGRITKTLQTAFFDIVGGKNARYESWLDYVE